Part of the Catalinimonas alkaloidigena genome is shown below.
ACAAAGTCCTTGCTATGTGATCCTGCTGAAGCACGCATGTATGGCGTAAGGATTACTTTATTTGGCTGATCATTATATCCCCCACTGCTAGCAGCCGGGGATTAATAAGCCTGCCCCTGTACTTCCACTACGCAACAAAAAAAGAATGTACCCTCCCCGACCATTATATAGCCAGATGTATCATTAACTCATATGCTGCCCGGCAAAAGAAAAAGCCCTCTGCACTTTCAGTTCACCAACAGGCTGCAAGCGAAAAAGGCCCAGCATGCCCTCTCCGCTGCATTGTTAAAATTTCAGAAAAGCTGTATCTTATTAAGTACAATGCGTATGGGAGATGCTTTGGGGACATATCTCATATGGCGCATGTCCCATCTTAGGCGATGGTAAATATGAACGAACAACAAATCATAGCGTGCTTGCTTGCAGGTGATGTTTCAATACAATATCAGGTGTACCGGGATTTGTTGGGCGATGACAGAAAGGATTTACAGCATAGAATCGCCAGTGAAGGTTGGGGGAAAAGATTTTTGTCCAGACGAAAAGCAAATGGACATTGGGGCAGGAAATTTTACCAACCCAAATGGACTTCTTCTCATTACACTTTACTGGATCTGCGCAATCTGAATCTTAGTCCGGACAATCAGATTGTAAAGGAGACTATTGCCTTGACTTTGAATAGCAGTAAGTCAGAGGATGGAGGAATTCAACTGGGGCCTTCTACCTCCCGGTATAGTGATGTTTGTGTCAACGCCATGTTTCTGAATTACGCTTCCTACTTTAAAACTGAAGAGCATAAATTGTGTTCTATCGTGGATAGTATTTTGCATGAGATCATGCCTGATGGTGGATTCAATTGCAGGACCACAAGAGTAGGTGCTAAACATAGTTCACTGCACACTACCCTATCAGTACTTGAAGGATTGTATGAGTTTCAGAAATCAGGATATTCCTACCGGCTAAAAGATATTCTAACTGCTACCGAGAGTGCCAAAGAATTTATCCTGCTACATCAGTTATTCCTGTCTGACCACACGGGAGAGATTATTAACAAAGACTTTTTAAAAATAACTTATCCCTGTAGATGGAAATACGATATTCTTCGTGCATTAGACTATTTTCAGTATAGCCATAGTAAGTGGGATAAGAGGATGGAAAAAGCCATCAGTGTCATACAGAAAAAGAGAAATCATAACGGCACCTGGAATATGCAGTCTGCTCATCCCGGACAGCTCCACTTTGTAATGGAGAAAGCTGGCGTTCCGAGCAGGTGGAATACGATGAGAGCTTTACGGGTACTGAAACATTTTGAAAAAGAAAAACCATCGCCGGCAATTACAAAAGAACATAACCCGCTCGAGGGACAGTTACGTTTTTCATAGGGAACAAGGGTAAAGATATATAGCTATGAGTGACCAGCAAAATAATCCATTTGTAGATTCCGCATTAACCACAATATTAGTGGTGTCGGATATGGCTGCCTCTAAAGCGTTTTATGTAGAGGTGCTGGGTGCTGAGATATTTCGTGAATACGGTGGTGATTCCCTGGTGCTGGAGTTTTTAGGAAATTGGATTTTACTTGTGACGCCAGGAGGTCCCACGCAGGACAAGCCAGACACACATTTTATTCCTCCAGCGGATAAAAATTCAGTAAGCCACGCATACACCATTCGGGTTAAGGATTGCAAAAAATCCTACGAAATATTGAAGGGCAAAGGAGCTGATTTTATTACACCCCCAATGGACCGGGGAGCGGAAACCAGATGTTTTTTCAGAGACCCAGATGGTCATTTGTTTGAAATAAGTGAATACCGGGCGTCATAGTGCAGCAGACGATGGCCGCAACACCCTACCCCCGATCTGTTCTTTCCATTGTGCTGTTAAGCCTGGAGTGAAGGCAAAGCATCAAGATTAACAGTCTGGGCAGTTTATGTTAGTGCCCGTATGGCTCACTTTATTCATTTAATTTCTGAATAGTTTTTACTACATAATCTAACTGACTGTCTTTTCCTTCTATCAAATCCTGAACACTGAGCTTTACTTCTATATCAGGAATAACACCGCTTCCTTTTGCAATCCTATTGTCTGTAACATAGTGATTGATTTTAACGAAAGACATTCTTACCATGATCTTTGCATTGGGCAGTTTGTATAAAGCGGAGAATTGACCGTTATGAAAATAATACCCTCCACCTGTTTCTTCACCTACAAGCGTAATGTCAGGATCATTTTTAGCATTCAAGGCAAATGCGGAACCAGCAGAAAATGTTCGCCCCCCGATTAATACAAAAATATTTTTTTTAAAAGATCTCTTATAGGGCTTCATTGCTTCTTTTGCGTGATCTTTTTTAAGCACCCAGCCATCACCTTCCTTTTCTGCTGATGCAAAGTAAGTTGCAAAGAACTGCTGATAATCGGTATCAGCATGTAATAGATATTTTTCCTCGGGTAGGGATGAAGTAATTGCATATTCAGAGACTCTTTGCTGGAATGGTTTGTCCGTAAGAAACGAGAACAAATGAATTGCATTGATCCTATATCCCCCATTATTGCTACGGACATCGACAATCACATTATCCGCTCTCTTCTTCCTGATTTCCTTAAACAAAGCAATCAGTCTGGATTTGAATGCTTTAGGGTTCAATCCAAATGAATTCACCCTTAATACAAGGGTGTTTATTGAATCAATCGCATAGAGGTAGGGCCACTTCTCATTAATCCTTTCTTGGTAATACCTGGCTTTATCAGTGTAATTGTGGTAAAGGGAGAAATGAGAGGTCCGGAAGGCATGTCGGTTTCCAACTCGCTCAAAATCCTGACTTTCAACTATTATTGTTTGGGTGAGACCAGCCGGTGTATTATACACGACTTCATACATTTCTCTTTCACCAAATTCATAGTAATGCAATATGCCAAATTCAGTTTCTATCTGCCTGTATTTCTTAGTGAGGTTAAACCCATCCGAGGACGCATATTTTAGCATTGTGTTGATGAGTTGGTTATTTCCTATCCCATTAATAGAAATTATCTGAGAGCCAATGGGAATTCCATGGTCATTTGTGTCGGTATAGAGTTTTCCCTCAATGATTTTTAACAGCAAAGGAAACAATTTGGGGATGGTGTCCATTTTGGCGTGCTGAACAATCAAATGGCCGTCTTTCACATGATCTGCTAAAGCACAGAGCGATTGGAAGAAATCTCCTGAATGCCTGAGTTGCTTTGCCTCTTCATTTTCAAAATGGCTAAATAAGCTATCCCACTTCTCTTTTGTAGTGTATTCATATAAACCGGGGTGAGCAGTGCTTAGGATATTTTTGAAGATGGTAAAATCCTCTGTTATCTGTTCCTGCGACAGTTCAGTCTGAGCAAGAATGCGCAAAGGAAAAATGAAGAACAATAGGGAACTGCCGTATTTCATAATGCTTTTTGTCAGTTGTTTTGAGACACGAACCCACACTGTATATCAAGCCCTTTTACCATCAGCCATATTCCGAGAAATATTTCAAAGATGCCGGTAGGTGCATTTAAAAGCAGGTATTCATAAGTTATAATGTCCATCACTTTAAACAAGATCAAAATACTGGCTACCACTGACAATACAGCGCCGCATATCCCCCACACGGAAATCCATCGCGGCAATAGTTTTTTTCTAAGAAACAAGAAGTAAAGCATGACATTAGCCATACATAACATGACAACCATAAACACATGGTTGATTAAATCTCGCATACTTCTCAAAACACCTCCTAAAAGCGCAATCGCGGGGGTGTCCTGCATACCATTTTGAACTAACAGTTCACTCATAGTCAAGACAGATAACAGTACAATGATGCCCATTACTGATAGGCAGACTGCCACTACTCTGAAACTCAGGAATCCCAATGAAAAGCTCCCGCTATATCTTTTAATAAGCGGATATACCAAAATGGCAAAGCCCAAATAAGCCAGTGATAAGATCAATTGAAAAAGCGCGGCTATAATTACCTGATTGAAGTTCTTAGCAGCTTCCGTCAGATAAGCTGAAGCGTCAATGGCGGGGGCCACACTAAAAATTCCGGCAGCCATACCCAGCAATATCAGAAAACCTGACAGCCTGATTTTCTTCTTTACATCCATAATTTATCTTTTTTTCATCATCAATAGTTCATGCCACAAAAGTACTTTGGACATAAGCTTGGGAATTGTAAAAAATG
Proteins encoded:
- a CDS encoding S41 family peptidase; this encodes MKYGSSLLFFIFPLRILAQTELSQEQITEDFTIFKNILSTAHPGLYEYTTKEKWDSLFSHFENEEAKQLRHSGDFFQSLCALADHVKDGHLIVQHAKMDTIPKLFPLLLKIIEGKLYTDTNDHGIPIGSQIISINGIGNNQLINTMLKYASSDGFNLTKKYRQIETEFGILHYYEFGEREMYEVVYNTPAGLTQTIIVESQDFERVGNRHAFRTSHFSLYHNYTDKARYYQERINEKWPYLYAIDSINTLVLRVNSFGLNPKAFKSRLIALFKEIRKKRADNVIVDVRSNNGGYRINAIHLFSFLTDKPFQQRVSEYAITSSLPEEKYLLHADTDYQQFFATYFASAEKEGDGWVLKKDHAKEAMKPYKRSFKKNIFVLIGGRTFSAGSAFALNAKNDPDITLVGEETGGGYYFHNGQFSALYKLPNAKIMVRMSFVKINHYVTDNRIAKGSGVIPDIEVKLSVQDLIEGKDSQLDYVVKTIQKLNE
- a CDS encoding VOC family protein — translated: MSDQQNNPFVDSALTTILVVSDMAASKAFYVEVLGAEIFREYGGDSLVLEFLGNWILLVTPGGPTQDKPDTHFIPPADKNSVSHAYTIRVKDCKKSYEILKGKGADFITPPMDRGAETRCFFRDPDGHLFEISEYRAS
- a CDS encoding DUF4386 domain-containing protein — its product is MDVKKKIRLSGFLILLGMAAGIFSVAPAIDASAYLTEAAKNFNQVIIAALFQLILSLAYLGFAILVYPLIKRYSGSFSLGFLSFRVVAVCLSVMGIIVLLSVLTMSELLVQNGMQDTPAIALLGGVLRSMRDLINHVFMVVMLCMANVMLYFLFLRKKLLPRWISVWGICGAVLSVVASILILFKVMDIITYEYLLLNAPTGIFEIFLGIWLMVKGLDIQCGFVSQNN